CAGGTGTTATGACCTCGGCATCGGCGGGGTCGTTGGAGATTGCGAACAAAGGGCGTGAATTTAGTACTGCCTCTATTTCAGCCAAAACGGTTGCAAGTTCCTCGAACGTTAATTTGGAATTTCCGACAATTCTCTTCAGGTGTGTTTTAGCCGATTTTACGGCTGACTCCCAAAGTCCACCGAACTCAGGAGCGTCCGGTGGAATAAAATGCCATTCTATTTCACGCGGTTGGCAAAATTGATGGATTTGTTGTAGCGTTTGCTGACTTTGGAACTGTCTGAAAAGCTCGTTCATTTCATGATGCGCACCCTTAAAGTTAGTTGCGTTATCGGAATAAAGCCGCTGAACTAGACCTCGACGACTAACGAATATTTTCAACGATGCTAGAAATGCGCTTGAACTTAGATCAGAGACTGCCTCCAAGTGGATGGCCTTTGTAGCCATACAAACATGTACTGCCACGTAAGCTTTTACAAGTTTTGGACGATACGTACTCTGTTTTATCCATAGAGGGCCGGCATAATCCACGCGCACACAGTTGCGTGTCACATGCCTGATGGTGGAACGAGAGTTGAACAACCAGTATCTCCGCCGAATTGCATTGGTCAGACCAGTTTGTCCAACGTGTAGAAGCTCCCTGTGCATACTACAAACGAACATTCTTACCACCGGATCCTTATCTGGCAAGATATTCGAATGCTTAGCTTCAAAAGGCAATGCTGACTTGTCGAGACGTCCACCGACGCGAAGTAAACCgtccattagggtggctcaaaatagtacgggaaaaacttttttcaattttttttgatggcCGCTCTCTTATTCAGTTCCatttgatgtcctgatgctctggacaaaatttcagccaaatcggtcaacgtttgggcggtttGGGcggctaaactcgttggaagtttatatgcaaaaatgtatgcagaaacatccaaaaacagtgatttgcagttggacggcacaacttacaatgaagaactatgatactcatttagatcttgaagaatttaatacagaatgttatgcagaaaaccgcgagaagattagaatttattaggcaaagatattagcattttactggagtattgtaggggtgaatttatttcttttgcatataaacttccaacgagtttagcaccgcccaaacgttgaccgatttggctaaaattttgtccagagcatcagggcatcaaatagaaccgaataaaaaatttgaaaaaatgttttttgagccaccctaccgTCCTACATGGAGGTCGCAGATTTCCAATGTAGGACGGCAGATTTCCAATCCTCTTGCACGTTTCACCTGATAAAGTAAGCTTGATCCCATCGCTCAAGTGGGTTTGTTGGACAACTCGAAAGGTGTCATCGTTTGCTTGACGTAGTTCACTGATGGTTGGGTACAGTTACTTGACTCGTAGATATGGATCCTTCTTGTGACAGTTATCTGAAAATATTCGAACGTGCGACATGATTCGCTGAATTTTACGGAAATCACTGTGCTGATTGAAGAATTCGAACAAAGAAAAATCCAGTTTTGTTGCTGCTACAGCGGCGACCTTAATTTCGGGCAATGGATCTGGAGGAACACTTTCTGCTATATCTGTTTGGTAATCTGAAGAAGCCAAAAACTCCGGACCGTGCTACCATAGACGGTTTTGGCTGAGAGCTGCGGGTAGCTGCCCTCTTGAGACTATATCTGCTGGATTGTTTTTTGAACAGATGTACTTCCATTGATAATCCGCTGTGTTACTGCAAATCCCCGCAACTCGATTTTTTACAAAATCTGCAACTGGTCTGGTGGTTTCTTCAACCATGCAATAAAGATGGTGCTATCTGACCATAAAACTACTTcacgaaatgtcatttgcatcGCTGGAGTCACCTTTTGCAAAAGCCGGGTCAGGAGTAATGCCGCGTATAATTCCTTCCTGGGATGGATAGTTGATGGAGAGGAGCTACCCTAGATTTACTCGCAAACAGCACAAGCTTTGCTGATCCATTCGAAAACACGCTTCGCACATAACAACAGGCACCGTATGCTACTGCAGAAGCGTCGGCAAATCCGTGCAGTTCAAAGAATATGGCGTTGTCACTAGTAACTCTCCTCGGCACATGGTTAAGTCCTAGTTGCGGAAAAGCTTGCTGCAGTTCATTCAATCTTAGTTGACGATCCTCTTCCACCGGATCATCCCATTCTTGTTTGGTTTTCCAGAGCTGTTGTATTAAAAACTTAGCCGTGACGATCACCGGAGAAAAAAGACCCAGCGGATCGAAAAGCCTTGCCACCTCAGAGTATATTGTTCTTTTGGTAGCACGAGTGGCGACGGAACTAGGTGGCACTGCGATGTGCAAAGTATCGGCTTTTGGATCCCAAATCAGTCCTAATAGCTTGACCAATTTGTTCGCTTCATATACTGGAATCGAATGTTGTTTTTCATGTTCATCCTCTGGATTGTGCTGGAGAAATTCCTCTGAGTTGGAGCACCACTTTGTCAAAGGAAAACCTCCTCTCGCCAATGAAGATTTTAACTGCTGGTAGTACGCGACAGCTTCAGCTATCGTATCCGCACCCGATAGAACGTCGTCGACCAAGAAATCCTCCTTGATAATACGTGCTACTTCTGGTGGGATATCAGGATTGTCGTCGGCAAGTTGGTTAATATGTAACCGTATTTAGCTCTAAAACACGCAACGGTAGCGATGGCTCTTTcctccaaaaaaaatccgtagatAACATGTGTTCTCTTGCATCAGCAGCACTTGCCGGTACATTTTCGATATGTCGGCGGAAAATACAAACTTGTACCTACGAAACCGCAGTGCTATTCAACAACAAGGCAGACGATGAAGGTTTCGCGCTAGCGTCAAAAATGACGCGGCATTTGGTGCTGGTGCTTGACGGTCGCAACACTGCGTGATGAGGCAGATAGTATCTTTGTTTGTCCTTGGAGTCATCGGTTTCACATATCTGCTGATGGCAATGCTGCAGAGATTCGTATTCACGAATAAACTCGACATATTGCGTCTTTAGTTCGGGATATTCCTGATGTTTTCGACTGATGCTGCATTGGAGTAAACGGGACATCTAACCGGGGCGTCTCTGTCGTTCATGACTCCAGCCACGACCCAGCCTAGTTGAGTCTCACGTAACTGCGGTAGATGTGGTGCTAGTTGAATAATCCCAGGCTTGAGCAGGTCAAAAAAGTGGGCAGCGCCGATCAGCATATCTACCTGAGCATATCAACGTTCGAATGGCGCTGATGCCGGATGTTTCGATAGGCCAAGAGAACTCGCCATCTTCTCTGTTATAAAATTAACTTGGGATCCGCTATCGAGTAACAAACGGCACGGACGAAGCTGGTTTTTTGCATCCACCAAATGCACTACTGCAGTAAGTAGAAGTACACTTTTTGCTTGTTGGGAATAGTTGCAAGAACATGATGTCGAAACCGTTGGATCATCTTCTGAAGCAGCTGGCGGAGATGACGTAGGGGCTTTCTCTGCTGCCTTTGGTATGGACACGTACGTTTTCACATCCTGCTTAACGGCTCCTTCCTTGTCTTCTTTGCCCCAATCACCCCTAAAACAGTATAAACTATACGACACATGCAGAGCCGGATTTAAAAGGGGGGGGTGGTGGttccgtggccccgggcccccacaaatattatgtaccaaaaccaacatattttgtacattttggtcCTCCCCACATAAtttcggccccggggcccccttccggctaaatccggccctgacacatatataacattttcaaattatGGTATCGAAAAGGGGTTTAGCACATTTTAGGTGAACACATCATCTACTTTGTGATACAGTAGCAAATAGGAACTAAATATTTATGAATGAATTATTAATGTTTTGTTAGAAGTGCACGAAATTACGGTGCTCCACGGTATATTTTCTATGTTCAATTCAAATGTTTAATCTATCCTGTTTACCGCAAAGGAAAATCTTCGAACAGGGCGGATTTCCGATTCGATATCGTTGGTCCGGACAAGGACAAGTCACCCCATACGAGTGCCGTTCGTAGATGGGACACTCTCGCAGAAAGTCCTCCGTCGGGCGACTCAACTTTGGATAGCGCTTATGACAAATATTGAAGAACGTTGCTTTGTGCAGGCATTTACCATCCCCTCGGTAGTAGTCCCGATGTTTCTGACATAGCAAGAAGAATTCGTCTATTTCTTGTAGGCGGCTCCGATCGAAAACGGTGAATTTTGCTCCCTCCTTGGGTAGAACCTGGCAGATCTGGCGACGTACCATTTCACGGCTGAAGGGCATATTGATTAGGCTGATGAATTGTTTTTCTTTCTATTTGTAGGGGTCCGGTATGATCAAAGCTGGGTTCGCTGGTGATCACATTCCAAAGTGTCGGTTTCCAAACTAGTAAGCGTCATTGAGAAAACAATTTCAGAGCATGCTCAGTTTTTAacgattttatttcaatttttaaacagCATTGGCAGACCTAAACACGTACGCGTCATGGCGGGGGCTCTCGAAGGAGACTTATTTGTGGGACCAAAGGCCGAAGACTATCGTGGGTTGTTAAGTATCCGCTATCCAATGGAGCACGGAATCGTTACCGATTGGAACGATATGGAGAAGATATGGACGTACATCTACAGCAAAGATGAACTATCCACATTTGCCGAGGAGCATCCGGTGCTGCTAACGGAGGCTCCACtcaatccaagaaaaaatcgcGAGAAGGCAGCAGAGATCTTTTTTGAAACGTTGGGAGTGCCTGCATTGTTTGTTTCGATGCAAGCTGTACTCAGTTTGTACGCCACCGGAAGAGTGACCGGTGTCGTTCTGGATGCCGGAGATGGAGTTACCCATGCCGTACCCATTTACGAAGGCTTCGCAATGCCGCATAGTATTATGCGAGTGGACATTGCTGGACGGGATGTAACTCGGTATCTAAGAACGCTCATTCGGAAAGAAGGTTTCAACTTCCGCACAACGGCCGAGTTCGAGATTTTACGGTCAATCAAAGAGAAAGTCTGCTATCTACCGACGGTGCCACAGAAGGAGGAAACCGTTGACGCGGAGAAGGTAAAGTACACTCTTCCGGATGGGAATGTTTTAGAGATTGGTCCAGCGCGGTATCGAGCACCAGAAGTATTGTTCCGGCCTCACATGTTGGGTGAAGAATGCGAAGGTATTCACGAAGTGCTGATGTATTCGATTCAAAAGTCCGATATGGATCTGCGTAAGATGCTGTATCAGAACATTGTTCTGTCCGGCGGTTCGACTCTGTTCAAGGGATTCGGAGATCGATTACTATCCGAGATTAGGAAGCATGTAGCCAAGGATATGAAGATAAGGGTAAGTTAAGTCTGTTTTGAAAGTTCCTAAACAAATCCTAAATAGAGCTAATAATAATCGATTCtaacattcttaaatttcagATTGCAGCACCTCAGGAACGAATCTATTCCACCTGGATGGGTGGATCAATTCTTGCATCACTGGACACGTTCAAGAAGATGTGGGTTTCCAAACAAGAGTTCGACGAAGATGGACAACGAGCGATTCACCGAAAAACATTCTAAGAAGGTGTAATATGTAATTGTAGCTTTCATACACGAACACATACACGGTGcccacacatacatacgcataCAACAGCACACAAACAACGCTCAGGACGTGCTTCGAAGATCTGATTTAATTCAGGAAGTAGGCTAGCACATCGCAAGGTAAGTCTATGCTTTTTCAATATTGTAGAGCGGAGGACCGTGGGGCACATGGTTGATCTATGCTCTGTTCGAAAAGGGGAGACATGCGGGGTAGAAGCAAACACGAGGTGTTCCGTCAATGAAAGCAACTTTTTACTCTTCAATTTCGAAAATTCGAATAGGTTTACGACTATAAAAAATCGCAATGTGAGATTTGTTATGCTAAACATAGACAGGGTTAGCAGCTTCACCGGATGGcgttttgttttgttgcttTAAGAACCCGAATCTAATTGTATTTTTATCTAGAATTATAATGCGATTGGCACATCGTCTGGACAGTACTATTTATTGTTGTCAGCTACTTCGATTCAATGGGAACAAGACAGCTTggattaattttgaaaatatgttaaatatcttggctgtgcatatgcacagcatatgtttcgaaatggacaaattgatatgaaatttgcgaaaaagaatccacgtgtcttggagggactcgaaccctcaacctcctactctctagataggcgtgataactacacaacaagaccacttacaGGTCACGCTTGCggcaaagccatcagaatccgagtaccaacctccaccgcggttagctctcttttttgcaaattgaatatctttcggatgcttgatttgtccaatctccacatgcgctttactattgtatatc
The nucleotide sequence above comes from Armigeres subalbatus isolate Guangzhou_Male chromosome 3, GZ_Asu_2, whole genome shotgun sequence. Encoded proteins:
- the LOC134227654 gene encoding actin-related protein 1; amino-acid sequence: MEPYDVIVNQPVVIDNGSGMIKAGFAGDHIPKCRFPNYIGRPKHVRVMAGALEGDLFVGPKAEDYRGLLSIRYPMEHGIVTDWNDMEKIWTYIYSKDELSTFAEEHPVLLTEAPLNPRKNREKAAEIFFETLGVPALFVSMQAVLSLYATGRVTGVVLDAGDGVTHAVPIYEGFAMPHSIMRVDIAGRDVTRYLRTLIRKEGFNFRTTAEFEILRSIKEKVCYLPTVPQKEETVDAEKVKYTLPDGNVLEIGPARYRAPEVLFRPHMLGEECEGIHEVLMYSIQKSDMDLRKMLYQNIVLSGGSTLFKGFGDRLLSEIRKHVAKDMKIRIAAPQERIYSTWMGGSILASLDTFKKMWVSKQEFDEDGQRAIHRKTF